One part of the Amphiprion ocellaris isolate individual 3 ecotype Okinawa chromosome 24, ASM2253959v1, whole genome shotgun sequence genome encodes these proteins:
- the LOC111581946 gene encoding tubulin alpha-1C chain-like — MRECISIHVGQAGVQMGNTCWELYCLEHGIQPDGHMPSDKPSTGYDDSFTTFFSETGTGKYVPRAIFVDLEPTVIDEVRTGTYRQLFHPEQLISGKEDAANNYARGHYTVGKEHIDSVLDRIRKLSDQCTGLQGFLVFHSFGGGTGSGFTSLLMERLSVDFGKKSKLEFAIYPAPQVSTAVVEPYNSILTTHTTLEHSDCAFMVDNEAIYDICRRNLDIERPSYTNLNRLISQIVSSITASLRFDGALNVDLTEFQTNLVPYPRIHFPLATYAPVISAEKAYHEQLTVAEITNSCFEPSNQMVKCDPRHGKYMACCLLYRGDVVPKDVNVAIGNIKTKRSIQFVDWCPTGFKVGINYQPPTVVPGGDLAKVQRAVCMLSNTTAIAEAWARLDHKFDLMYAKRAFVHWYVGEGMEEGEFSEAREDMAALEKDYEEVGIDSFEEDEEGEEY, encoded by the exons ATG CGCGAATGTATCTCCATCCACGTCGGCCAGGCTGGTGTCCAGATGGGCAACACCTGCTGGGAGCTGTACTGCCTGGAGCACGGCATCCAGCCCGACGGCCACATGCCCAGCGACAAGCCCAGCACCGGCTACGACGACTCCTTCACCACCTTCTTCAGTGAGACCGGCACCGGAAAGTACGTCCCCAGAGCCATCTTTGTGGACCTGGAGCCCACGGTCATAG ATGAGGTCCGGACAGGGACGTACCGGCAGCTTTTCCATCCCGAGCAGCTGATCTCAGGGAAGGAAGATGCTGCCAACAACTACGCCCGTGGCCACTACACCGTCGGAAAGGAGCACATCGACTCTGTTCTCGACAGGATCCGCAAACTG TCTGACCAGTGCACCGGACTCCAAGGTTTTCTGGTCTTCCACTCCTTCGGAGGAGGAACTGGCTCAGGCTTCACCTCCCTGCTGATGGAGCGTCTCTCTGTGGACTTTGGCAAGAAGTCCAAGCTGGAGTTTGCCATCTATCCAGCTCCTCAGGTGTCCACGGCGGTTGTGGAGCCCTACAACTCCATCCTGACCACCCACACCACTCTGGAGCACTCTGACTGCGCCTTCATGGTGGACAACGAGGCCATCTATGACATCTGCCGCAGGAACCTGGACATCGAGCGCCCGTCTTACACCAACCTGAACCGCCTCATCAGCCAGATCGTGTCCTCCATCACTGCCTCCCTGCGCTTTGATGGAGCCCTGAATGTTGACCTGACAGAGTTCCAGACCAACCTGGTGCCCTACCCTCGTATCCACTTCCCACTGGCCACCTACGCCCCGGTCATCTCCGCAGAGAAGGCCTACCATGAGCAGCTCACCGTGGCCGAGATCACCAACTCCTGCTTTGAGCCGTCCAATCAGATGGTCAAATGTGACCCTCGTCATGGCAAATACATGGCTTGCTGTCTGCTGTACCGTGGAGACGTGGTGCCCAAAGATGTCAACGTGGCCATCGGCAACATCAAGACCAAGCGCTCCATCCAGTTTGTGGACTGGTGTCCTACAGGCTTCAAGGTGGGCATCAACTACCAGCCTCCCACTGTGGTTCCTGGAGGGGACCTGGCCAAGGTGCAGAGGGCCGTGTGCATGCTGAGCAACACCACCGCCATCGCCGAGGCCTGGGCCCGACTGGACCACAAGTTCGACCTGATGTACGCCAAGAGGGCCTTCGTCCACTGGTACGTTGGAgaggggatggaggagggagagtTCTCAGAGGCCAGGGAGGACATGGCCGCCCTGGAGAAGGACTACGAGGAGGTCGGCATCGACTCGTttgaagaggatgaagaaggGGAGGAgtattga